Proteins encoded together in one bacterium window:
- a CDS encoding glycoside hydrolase family 3 protein, translating into MPSFKNLLLSFFFLTLAVAGRAQDQAWVEKTLAAMSLEEKVGQLFVADLVALYSHQQSPNFRYAKEMVQRYHVGSFILGGGTLTDIALMTNALQRAAKIPLLINSDLESGLTYHLPWWWTRGRMPEVPRFVSGGGTGFPSMMAFGATGDPQLAYEFGLAMAREARAVGIHWTNSPVADVNSNPDNPIINTRSFGEDPAQVAEFVAACVRGLQEGGMIATLKHFPGHGDTEHDTHMGLPVLPFDARRLAALELVPFQAGIAAGAKAVMTAHIALPQLDPAGRPATLSAPILTGLLRQRLGFQGVIITDSMVMQGITDHYGAAASAVLAFEAGADVFLIAADFDDSFNSVLHALQSGRLSMTRLDESVRRVLLVKSWLGLDRSRVVEIEKISEIVAAPETEALADRISNASVTLLRNQGDLLPLPATAHLKIIAVSDEPNAEFGRALQHQLESRLAAVSLVRLSNESPRELVQAAAQAEAGEVIVLGIYLSIGAWKGKTGFSPALQELLAGAAVLPQPVITVAFGDPYVLAKLPATAAILTPYNGARVGEAAIARALTGEINLTGRLPVTIPGRYKIGEGLQLRSR; encoded by the coding sequence ATGCCCTCATTCAAAAATCTTCTACTGAGTTTTTTCTTCCTCACGCTGGCTGTTGCCGGCCGGGCGCAAGATCAGGCCTGGGTCGAGAAGACGCTGGCGGCGATGTCGCTGGAAGAAAAAGTCGGCCAGCTCTTTGTCGCGGATCTCGTGGCGCTCTACAGCCACCAGCAGAGTCCCAATTTCCGCTACGCCAAAGAAATGGTGCAGCGTTATCACGTCGGCAGCTTCATTCTCGGCGGCGGCACGCTCACGGACATCGCGCTGATGACCAACGCGCTGCAGCGCGCCGCCAAAATTCCGCTGCTCATCAACTCCGATCTCGAAAGCGGCCTCACTTATCATTTGCCCTGGTGGTGGACGCGCGGCCGCATGCCGGAAGTGCCGCGCTTTGTCTCCGGCGGCGGCACCGGCTTTCCTTCGATGATGGCGTTCGGCGCGACCGGTGATCCCCAACTCGCGTATGAATTCGGCCTGGCCATGGCGCGTGAAGCGCGGGCAGTGGGCATTCATTGGACGAATTCGCCGGTCGCCGACGTCAACAGCAATCCCGACAACCCGATCATCAACACGCGCTCGTTCGGCGAAGATCCGGCGCAAGTTGCCGAATTCGTCGCGGCCTGTGTGCGCGGCTTGCAAGAGGGCGGCATGATCGCCACCCTCAAACACTTTCCCGGCCACGGCGACACCGAGCACGACACGCACATGGGATTGCCGGTGTTGCCGTTCGATGCCAGGCGGTTGGCCGCGCTCGAGCTGGTGCCGTTTCAAGCCGGCATTGCCGCGGGCGCCAAGGCCGTGATGACGGCGCATATCGCGCTGCCGCAATTGGATCCTGCAGGCCGTCCGGCTACTTTGTCCGCTCCGATTTTGACCGGACTGCTGCGGCAGCGACTGGGTTTTCAAGGAGTCATCATCACCGACAGCATGGTCATGCAGGGCATCACCGATCACTACGGCGCCGCCGCGTCAGCGGTACTTGCCTTCGAGGCCGGTGCCGACGTTTTTCTCATCGCGGCAGATTTCGATGATTCCTTCAACAGTGTGTTGCACGCGTTGCAATCCGGCCGCCTGAGCATGACGCGTTTGGACGAATCCGTGCGCCGGGTGTTGCTGGTCAAGTCGTGGTTGGGCCTCGACCGCTCCCGTGTCGTCGAGATTGAAAAAATCTCGGAGATCGTAGCGGCGCCGGAAACCGAGGCGTTGGCGGATAGAATTTCGAACGCCTCGGTGACGCTGTTGCGCAATCAAGGCGATCTGCTGCCTTTGCCCGCGACGGCGCACCTCAAGATCATCGCGGTCTCGGACGAGCCCAATGCCGAATTCGGGCGCGCACTGCAGCATCAACTTGAATCCCGCCTGGCGGCAGTTTCCCTGGTGCGATTGTCGAATGAATCGCCGCGCGAGCTGGTGCAGGCAGCGGCGCAAGCTGAAGCCGGGGAGGTGATTGTGCTTGGCATTTATCTCTCGATCGGCGCGTGGAAGGGCAAAACCGGATTTTCGCCGGCATTGCAGGAGTTGCTGGCAGGCGCGGCGGTATTGCCCCAGCCGGTCATCACCGTCGCGTTTGGCGATCCTTACGTGCTCGCCAAGCTGCCGGCGACGGCGGCGATCCTGACGCCTTACAACGGTGCCCGGGTCGGCGAGGCCGCCATTGCGCGTGCGCTCACCGGCGAAATCAATCTCACCGGCCGCTTGCCGGTCACGATTCCCGGCAGGTACAAAATCGGGGAAGGGCTGCAATTGCGTTCACGCTGA
- a CDS encoding YcjF family protein, giving the protein MSDNRKTASFWLLLGGAALFFLLILIIGNILVIGAKLGALHPAAEAGFYLLTLLLAFFLFVRPVLAVLKAPAIPLQAFAANGNVPEAAACRRVARRLLKHGRLSAEERAHLQETLQLGGDLCEPLRALFAQRAQLMTALVARNAKLVFVATAVSQNGRLDAVMVIATNFRMLRELVECLGFRPPLPQLVRMYATVLAAALIAEGLEDLQLEQVFPNLGMGVLGAIPGFQLIAASLLQGIANAFLTLRLGVLAKNYLLAGGQNFVRQQARRVANREAVKLLSPVVKDGLVMMPVSLKEAWGKLF; this is encoded by the coding sequence ATGTCAGACAACCGCAAAACTGCTTCCTTTTGGCTCCTGCTGGGCGGAGCGGCGCTGTTCTTTTTGTTGATTCTGATTATCGGAAACATACTGGTCATCGGCGCCAAACTCGGCGCGCTGCATCCGGCAGCGGAAGCCGGCTTCTATCTGCTGACGCTGCTGCTCGCCTTTTTTCTCTTCGTGCGTCCAGTCTTGGCGGTGCTCAAAGCGCCGGCCATTCCGCTGCAGGCCTTTGCCGCGAACGGTAATGTGCCGGAGGCCGCAGCCTGCCGGCGCGTGGCCCGCAGGCTGCTCAAACACGGCCGCTTGAGTGCGGAAGAACGCGCGCATCTGCAGGAAACCCTGCAGTTGGGCGGCGATCTGTGCGAGCCGTTGCGCGCCCTCTTCGCGCAGCGCGCACAATTGATGACGGCGTTGGTGGCGCGCAACGCCAAGCTGGTGTTCGTGGCCACCGCCGTTTCGCAAAACGGCCGGCTGGACGCCGTGATGGTGATCGCCACCAATTTTCGCATGCTGCGGGAGTTGGTGGAGTGTCTGGGTTTTCGGCCGCCGCTGCCGCAGTTGGTCAGAATGTATGCCACGGTCCTGGCTGCGGCCTTGATTGCGGAAGGCCTGGAAGACCTGCAGTTGGAGCAGGTTTTCCCCAATCTCGGCATGGGCGTGTTGGGCGCGATTCCCGGATTTCAACTGATTGCCGCTTCGCTGTTGCAGGGTATCGCCAATGCCTTTCTCACCCTGCGGCTGGGCGTGCTGGCGAAGAATTACCTGCTCGCCGGCGGGCAAAACTTCGTGCGCCAGCAAGCGCGCCGTGTCGCCAATCGCGAGGCCGTGAAGCTGCTCAGTCCGGTGGTGAAAGACGGATTGGTGATGATGCCGGTGTCGCTCAAGGAGGCGTGGGGAAAGTTGTTTTGA
- a CDS encoding sigma-54 dependent transcriptional regulator gives MNDYRILIVDDEARMCAVLKAALEPEGYAVATATSGTAAMNALDTHAFDLVLTDLRMEGPDGLHVLVFAKQRHPQCEVILMTAYATAQTAVEAMKRGAYDYIIKPFELDELKLRIRRLAASRALAEENRSLKRELRQRYSVENMIGKSGAMQEVYKMIHKVAPSDATVLIRGESGTGKELVAQAIHYLSPRADKPFVTINCAALPENLLESELFGYEKGAFTGADKRKPGLFEVAGEGTIFLDEIGEISPAIQVKLLRALQNRQIIHLGGTEAITIRSRTIAATNRDLEAGLKSGLIREDFYYRINVFPITIPSLRRRLEDLPDLIGHFLTKAGKTPAAITPEAMEKLRLYSWPGNVRELENVIERALIMAGGQAISMADLPPHLQGIQKLPTSFDIPEEGINLEDMERRLVHRAIEKAGGNKSRAAKLLGITRRKLYSMLERLG, from the coding sequence ATGAACGATTACCGCATTCTCATTGTCGACGACGAAGCGCGCATGTGCGCCGTGCTCAAGGCGGCGCTGGAACCGGAGGGCTATGCCGTCGCCACCGCCACCAGCGGCACCGCGGCGATGAACGCGCTCGACACGCACGCCTTTGATCTGGTTTTGACCGATCTGCGCATGGAAGGGCCGGACGGCCTGCACGTGCTGGTCTTCGCCAAGCAGCGCCACCCGCAGTGCGAAGTGATCTTGATGACGGCCTACGCCACGGCGCAAACCGCGGTCGAGGCGATGAAGCGCGGCGCGTATGATTACATCATCAAACCCTTCGAGCTTGATGAACTCAAGCTCAGAATCCGGCGGCTGGCCGCGAGCCGGGCGCTGGCGGAGGAGAACCGCAGCCTCAAGCGCGAGCTGCGGCAGCGTTACTCCGTGGAGAACATGATCGGCAAGAGCGGCGCGATGCAGGAAGTTTACAAGATGATTCACAAAGTCGCGCCCAGCGATGCGACGGTGTTGATTCGCGGCGAAAGCGGCACCGGCAAGGAACTGGTGGCGCAGGCGATTCACTATCTCAGCCCGCGCGCCGACAAACCGTTTGTGACCATCAACTGCGCGGCGCTGCCGGAGAATCTGCTGGAGAGTGAGTTGTTCGGCTATGAAAAAGGCGCCTTCACCGGCGCCGACAAGCGCAAACCCGGACTGTTCGAAGTGGCGGGCGAAGGCACGATCTTTCTCGATGAGATCGGCGAAATCTCCCCGGCCATTCAGGTGAAGCTGCTGCGCGCGCTGCAGAACCGCCAGATCATCCACCTCGGCGGCACCGAGGCGATCACCATTCGCAGCCGCACCATCGCCGCCACCAATCGCGATTTGGAAGCGGGCTTGAAGAGCGGGTTGATTCGCGAGGATTTCTACTATCGCATCAATGTCTTTCCGATCACGATTCCCTCGCTGCGCCGCCGGCTGGAAGATCTGCCCGATCTCATCGGCCACTTTCTCACCAAGGCCGGCAAGACGCCGGCGGCAATCACGCCCGAGGCCATGGAAAAGCTGCGTCTGTATTCCTGGCCGGGCAACGTGCGCGAATTGGAGAACGTCATCGAGCGCGCGCTCATCATGGCGGGCGGCCAGGCCATCAGCATGGCGGATTTGCCGCCGCACCTGCAGGGCATTCAAAAGCTGCCGACGTCATTCGACATTCCGGAGGAAGGCATCAACCTGGAAGACATGGAGCGGCGGCTGGTGCACCGCGCGATCGAAAAAGCCGGCGGCAACAAGAGCCGCGCCGCCAAACTGCTCGGCATCACCCGCCGCAAGCTTTATTCGATGCTGGAGAGGTTGGGGTAG
- a CDS encoding ATP-binding protein, with protein sequence MPIPLMKSSRALVILVSVMIVLVLAIFNLGSWFFINRIEDSLEQELGTRLQAVARLSAELVESGAFPRYLERGQELSARLLAQPILERMPAAIGVQQMYLVDRGLRVLASSDPELFPAGREVIYLREDSAEVAAAWAGTVSASAVRVIADSRFKTAYAPVTSAAEEVICILVVEANADFFDLLAGFRRGLVLIGALSLAALLVLAASLASAIAWFLRTQENLRRAERLAAMGQMAATVAHEIRNPLSIIKNTAEVLRQKYATAAPPDELFEFIPSEVRRLNRLVTDFLAFARDRELVLKRSDLAQTVARAIALARNQDQAVGLAWRFAPAGPVVVAHDEDALIQVLMNLFLNAAQALAGNGSIAVELQDLRPAKKQVHLAIQDNGPGLPAPAEKIFEPFFTTKTQGAGLGLAVSKQIIEKHHGRLLAESGKGGGTTMHIWLPAEDQ encoded by the coding sequence ATGCCCATTCCTCTGATGAAATCCTCGCGCGCCCTGGTTATACTGGTCAGCGTGATGATCGTGCTGGTGCTGGCGATCTTCAACCTGGGGAGCTGGTTCTTCATCAACCGCATCGAAGATTCGCTGGAGCAGGAGCTCGGCACGCGGCTGCAGGCAGTGGCGCGCTTGAGCGCCGAGTTGGTCGAAAGCGGCGCCTTCCCCCGCTATCTCGAGCGCGGCCAGGAGTTGAGCGCGCGCCTGCTGGCGCAGCCCATTCTCGAGCGCATGCCGGCGGCCATCGGTGTGCAGCAAATGTATCTCGTCGATCGCGGGCTGCGGGTGTTGGCGAGCAGCGACCCGGAGTTGTTTCCAGCCGGCCGGGAAGTGATCTATTTGCGCGAAGACAGCGCGGAAGTCGCGGCGGCGTGGGCAGGCACGGTGAGCGCTTCGGCAGTGCGGGTGATCGCCGATTCGCGCTTCAAGACCGCTTATGCGCCCGTCACCAGCGCCGCGGAGGAAGTGATCTGCATTTTGGTGGTGGAAGCCAACGCTGATTTTTTCGATCTGCTGGCGGGATTCCGGCGGGGTTTGGTTTTGATCGGCGCTCTCAGCCTGGCGGCGCTGCTCGTGCTGGCGGCCTCGCTGGCGAGCGCGATTGCCTGGTTTCTGCGCACGCAGGAAAATCTACGCCGCGCCGAGCGGCTGGCGGCGATGGGCCAGATGGCCGCGACCGTTGCCCATGAAATCCGCAATCCGCTCAGCATCATCAAGAACACCGCCGAAGTGTTGCGGCAGAAGTATGCCACCGCGGCGCCACCGGATGAGTTGTTCGAGTTCATTCCCTCGGAAGTGCGGCGGCTGAACCGGCTGGTCACCGACTTTCTGGCGTTTGCGCGCGACCGCGAACTCGTGCTTAAGCGCAGCGATCTGGCGCAGACGGTGGCCAGGGCCATCGCGCTGGCGCGCAATCAGGATCAAGCGGTGGGCCTCGCCTGGCGCTTCGCGCCGGCTGGACCGGTGGTGGTGGCGCATGATGAAGACGCGCTCATCCAAGTCTTGATGAATTTGTTTTTGAATGCCGCGCAAGCCCTGGCAGGCAACGGCAGCATTGCGGTAGAACTGCAGGATCTGCGTCCCGCGAAGAAGCAGGTTCATCTCGCAATTCAAGACAACGGCCCGGGCTTGCCGGCGCCGGCGGAGAAAATCTTCGAGCCATTTTTCACCACCAAAACTCAAGGCGCCGGCCTCGGCCTGGCCGTCTCCAAACAAATCATCGAAAAACACCACGGCCGGCTGCTGGCGGAATCAGGAAAAGGCGGGGGGACAACGATGCACATTTGGCTACCAGCGGAGGATCAGTGA
- a CDS encoding glycosyltransferase family 9 protein — protein MSRLRFLGDVLLTTPLVRRLREVFPRAEIVYLTEAAYAPLLAHNPHLDEVLAFPPHASAAAQAQFYRSLRRRRFDLAIDLFGNPRTALLTWLTGAPVRVGGDFRGRGKLYSHRVPASTGNPDAIAFHLRSLEMLGIAARDKRTEFFLMPEERLWAQSFLAMQDIDPARPLVGMHPGATWPNKRWPASHFGEVARALLAAGVQVLLTQGPQEALIVAAVKQQAPGVTVLPVLSLRETAAVQARCSAFVSNDCGILHLAVAVGTPTVGLFGPSQKEIWFPYETAKGHVAVDLTIDCRPCHKNFCPLQHLNCQKQLLPLRVLPAVWHALNQRLP, from the coding sequence GTGAGCCGCCTGCGCTTTCTCGGCGACGTCCTGCTCACCACGCCGCTGGTGCGCCGGCTGCGCGAAGTGTTCCCGCGTGCGGAGATTGTCTATCTCACCGAAGCGGCCTATGCGCCCCTGCTGGCACACAACCCTCATCTCGACGAAGTCCTGGCGTTCCCGCCGCACGCTTCAGCGGCAGCGCAAGCGCAGTTCTATCGCAGCTTGCGGCGCCGGCGCTTTGATCTGGCCATCGATTTGTTCGGCAATCCACGCACGGCGCTGTTGACCTGGCTGACCGGCGCGCCGGTGCGCGTGGGCGGCGATTTTCGCGGCCGCGGCAAGCTCTACAGCCATCGCGTGCCCGCGTCCACCGGCAACCCCGATGCCATCGCCTTTCATCTGCGCAGCCTGGAAATGCTGGGCATTGCCGCCCGCGACAAACGCACTGAGTTCTTTCTGATGCCGGAGGAGCGCTTGTGGGCGCAGAGCTTCTTGGCGATGCAGGATATCGATCCCGCCCGGCCGCTCGTCGGCATGCACCCGGGCGCGACCTGGCCGAACAAACGCTGGCCCGCGAGCCACTTTGGCGAGGTGGCCAGGGCGTTGCTGGCCGCGGGTGTGCAAGTTCTCTTGACGCAAGGTCCGCAAGAAGCGTTGATCGTTGCCGCCGTCAAGCAACAAGCCCCCGGCGTCACGGTGCTGCCGGTGCTGTCGCTGCGCGAAACCGCGGCAGTGCAGGCGCGCTGTTCGGCGTTTGTGTCCAATGACTGCGGCATTCTCCATCTTGCCGTGGCGGTGGGCACGCCCACGGTCGGCCTGTTCGGCCCGAGTCAAAAAGAAATCTGGTTTCCTTATGAGACGGCCAAAGGCCATGTGGCGGTGGATCTCACGATCGACTGCCGGCCGTGTCACAAAAATTTCTGCCCGCTGCAGCACTTGAATTGCCAGAAGCAATTGCTGCCGCTGCGCGTGCTGCCGGCAGTCTGGCATGCGCTCAATCAGCGCCTGCCCTGA
- a CDS encoding adenylate/guanylate cyclase domain-containing protein, producing MNLKFTLTQRTLLGAGLGLFAAAVIFTLGHLLPLTARTLQRFEAETLDLRYLARIRHLQDQRQGAPLEDVVIVDIDERSQEKLGNFAQWPRSHHARVLEYLRAEGAAVVCFDILFLNPNPAAPAADSIFAAQVQQAGNVVNAVVFTAADAERFRYAMTEPPPAFAAARFALDLPAGVRRNLPQQDRFEGELFTLYNNSARVGFANFLPEDDDTIRRMPLFMNFAGHTYPSLPLAVVMQSTGTSGEQVIVHPGREVILTGANRRIPIDATGRMLINYAGSFGSFRYVPYVDVLEQRLAAGFFTDKIVLIGTSAPGLYDLRVVPFQADFPGVEIHANIIHNILAQEFLAEQSFAARVLTLAIVGVLAGVIAVLLSPWMSILFTLVCGSAYVWFSFWAFVQRQTWFIVVEPVQVMVLALLLAMIFRYLNEEREKKLIYGMFGNYLSDNLVREMLRHPQRLRLGGEHKQATAFFSDIKDFTSISEKLAPEALIRQLNEYLSAMTDIVLQYGGYLDKYEGDAIMAVFGVPVDQPDHAECACFAALDMQEQLARLRRQWEKEKRPLLEARIGINSGAMIAGNIGGRERFDYTVIGDSVNLASRLEGVNKIYATNIIISEETHELVKTKVIARELDFIRVKGKQRPVKIYELIARRDQGIGQEVAAVFTHYARGLEFYRQQQWQKAIAEFRRVLHLHKKDGPAATLLQRCEISLQSPPPKNWDGVFEMRGK from the coding sequence ATGAATCTCAAATTCACGCTCACGCAACGAACGCTGCTCGGCGCCGGCCTCGGCCTGTTTGCCGCCGCCGTGATTTTCACCCTCGGCCATCTGCTGCCGCTCACCGCCCGCACGTTGCAGCGCTTCGAAGCCGAGACGCTCGACCTGCGCTATCTCGCGCGCATCCGGCATTTGCAGGACCAGCGCCAGGGCGCACCGCTCGAAGACGTGGTCATCGTTGACATCGATGAGCGCAGCCAGGAGAAACTCGGCAATTTCGCGCAGTGGCCACGCAGTCATCACGCCCGCGTGCTGGAATACTTGCGCGCCGAGGGCGCGGCCGTGGTTTGCTTCGATATTCTGTTTCTCAATCCCAACCCGGCCGCGCCCGCCGCGGACAGCATTTTCGCGGCGCAAGTGCAGCAGGCGGGCAATGTCGTCAATGCCGTGGTCTTCACCGCCGCGGATGCAGAACGCTTCCGCTATGCCATGACCGAGCCGCCGCCAGCCTTCGCAGCGGCGCGCTTCGCGCTGGATCTGCCCGCCGGCGTCCGCCGCAATTTGCCGCAACAAGACCGCTTTGAAGGCGAGTTGTTCACGCTCTACAACAACAGCGCGCGCGTGGGCTTTGCGAATTTTCTTCCCGAAGATGACGATACCATTCGCCGCATGCCGCTGTTCATGAATTTCGCCGGGCACACGTACCCCTCCCTCCCGCTGGCGGTGGTGATGCAGTCGACCGGCACCAGCGGCGAGCAAGTCATCGTTCACCCCGGCCGGGAAGTCATCCTAACCGGCGCCAACCGCCGCATTCCCATCGATGCAACGGGGCGCATGCTGATCAACTACGCCGGCAGCTTCGGCAGCTTTCGCTACGTTCCCTATGTCGATGTGCTCGAACAGCGCCTGGCCGCCGGTTTCTTCACCGACAAGATCGTGCTGATCGGCACCTCGGCGCCCGGCTTGTACGATCTGCGCGTCGTTCCTTTTCAGGCGGATTTTCCGGGGGTGGAAATCCACGCCAACATCATCCACAACATCTTGGCGCAGGAATTTCTCGCCGAGCAGTCTTTTGCCGCGCGCGTGCTCACGCTCGCCATTGTCGGCGTGCTGGCGGGGGTGATCGCCGTGCTGCTCAGCCCCTGGATGAGCATCCTGTTCACGCTGGTGTGCGGCAGCGCCTACGTCTGGTTCAGCTTCTGGGCGTTCGTGCAGCGCCAAACCTGGTTCATCGTGGTGGAACCGGTGCAGGTGATGGTGCTGGCGCTGCTGCTCGCCATGATCTTCCGCTATCTCAACGAAGAGCGCGAGAAAAAGCTGATCTACGGCATGTTCGGCAATTATCTCTCCGACAATCTCGTGCGGGAAATGTTGCGCCATCCGCAGCGCCTGCGGTTGGGCGGCGAGCACAAGCAGGCCACCGCGTTTTTCTCGGACATCAAAGATTTCACCTCCATCTCCGAGAAGCTCGCGCCCGAGGCGCTGATCCGGCAGTTGAATGAATACCTCTCCGCCATGACCGACATCGTGCTGCAGTACGGCGGCTATCTCGACAAGTACGAGGGCGATGCGATCATGGCGGTGTTCGGCGTGCCGGTGGATCAGCCGGATCATGCCGAGTGCGCCTGTTTTGCCGCGCTCGACATGCAAGAACAGCTCGCCCGGCTGCGCCGCCAGTGGGAAAAGGAAAAGCGGCCCTTGCTGGAGGCGCGCATCGGCATCAACTCCGGCGCGATGATTGCCGGCAACATCGGCGGCCGCGAGCGTTTCGATTACACCGTGATCGGCGACTCGGTCAATCTCGCCTCGCGGCTGGAAGGCGTGAACAAGATCTACGCCACCAACATCATCATCAGCGAAGAGACGCACGAGTTGGTGAAGACCAAAGTCATCGCGCGCGAGCTTGATTTCATCCGCGTCAAGGGCAAGCAGCGGCCGGTCAAGATCTACGAATTGATCGCGCGGCGCGATCAAGGCATCGGCCAGGAGGTCGCTGCGGTGTTCACGCACTATGCCCGCGGCCTGGAATTCTACCGGCAACAGCAGTGGCAAAAGGCCATTGCGGAATTCCGCCGCGTGCTGCACTTGCACAAGAAAGACGGGCCGGCCGCGACCCTGCTGCAGCGCTGTGAAATCTCCCTGCAATCGCCGCCGCCCAAGAATTGGGACGGCGTGTTCGAAATGCGGGGAAAGTGA
- the dapF gene encoding diaminopimelate epimerase, protein MSAPLPFIKYSATGNDFILLDNRAPRQPALDRELFHRLCQRRTGIGADGILLLENPRLPDCAFTMRYFNRDGRESEMCGNGARACAYHAHRHHLAAAHMQFEVSGDRYQATVEGERVHLRMPAPRDLRLQVGALAGLAGRELGPCREGGFVNTGVPHYVVFVEQVERIPVTPWGQELRHHAAFAPAGTNVNFVEMNAPDQLKLRTYERGVEEETLACGTGAVAAAWIAQRVRGARFPIHLQVPGGELEVDCEPETNRPRLTGRVEMVFAGEFFQ, encoded by the coding sequence ATGTCTGCTCCACTTCCCTTCATCAAATACTCTGCCACCGGCAACGATTTCATCTTACTCGACAATCGCGCGCCCCGGCAGCCTGCGCTGGACCGGGAATTGTTTCACCGGCTGTGCCAGCGCCGCACCGGCATCGGCGCCGACGGCATTCTCTTGTTGGAAAATCCCCGGCTGCCGGATTGTGCCTTCACCATGCGCTATTTCAACCGCGACGGCCGCGAATCCGAAATGTGCGGCAACGGCGCCCGTGCCTGCGCTTATCATGCTCACCGGCATCACCTTGCTGCTGCGCATATGCAATTCGAAGTCAGCGGCGACCGCTATCAAGCCACGGTGGAGGGCGAGCGGGTGCATTTGCGCATGCCGGCCCCGCGCGACCTCCGGCTGCAAGTGGGCGCGCTGGCCGGCTTGGCAGGCCGAGAACTCGGGCCGTGCCGCGAAGGCGGATTCGTCAACACCGGCGTGCCCCACTATGTCGTGTTTGTGGAACAGGTCGAACGAATTCCCGTGACGCCGTGGGGGCAGGAGCTGCGCCATCATGCCGCGTTTGCGCCGGCCGGCACCAATGTCAACTTTGTGGAAATGAACGCGCCGGATCAGCTCAAGCTGCGCACCTATGAGCGCGGCGTCGAAGAAGAAACCCTCGCCTGCGGCACCGGTGCGGTGGCGGCCGCGTGGATCGCCCAGCGCGTACGGGGCGCCAGGTTTCCGATTCATCTGCAGGTGCCGGGCGGCGAGCTCGAGGTCGATTGCGAGCCGGAGACGAATCGTCCGCGGCTGACCGGCCGGGTTGAAATGGTATTCGCGGGCGAGTTCTTCCAATGA
- a CDS encoding DUF151 domain-containing protein — translation MKPSFRVLCASAGVCLLVLFSFCSSRDQRQAVLMKVKSIRGSIESGEMILILQEERGVRILPLSVGGEQALAIHLGHQHVTTPRPMTHDLMANIFKSLEIRVERITITELKEGTYFAEIVLQNGGKTHRIDARPSDAIALSLRVGAPVYAMPDLLLDQQLEAGEEEDADVATTDPAAQEWGLSVQELTPALADFFGEREGILISDVVTGSPAERGGLKAGDIVMQIDQTPVRTVADFLAALARHETLQNPLQCEYWRDGRKHTTALQP, via the coding sequence ATGAAACCTTCTTTTCGAGTTCTCTGCGCGAGTGCGGGGGTGTGCTTGCTGGTGTTGTTCAGCTTCTGCTCCTCGCGCGATCAGCGTCAGGCCGTCTTGATGAAAGTCAAGTCGATTCGAGGCAGCATCGAATCCGGCGAGATGATTTTGATTCTGCAGGAGGAGCGGGGCGTCCGCATTCTGCCGCTGTCGGTGGGCGGGGAGCAGGCGCTCGCCATTCATCTCGGCCACCAGCATGTCACCACGCCCCGGCCCATGACTCATGATTTGATGGCCAACATCTTCAAGTCCCTCGAGATTCGGGTGGAGCGCATCACGATCACAGAATTAAAGGAAGGAACCTACTTCGCCGAGATCGTGCTGCAGAACGGCGGCAAGACGCATCGCATCGATGCCCGTCCCAGTGACGCCATTGCGCTCTCGCTGCGCGTTGGTGCGCCCGTTTATGCCATGCCGGATTTGTTGCTGGATCAACAGCTCGAAGCGGGCGAAGAAGAAGACGCAGATGTGGCAACCACGGATCCGGCCGCACAGGAATGGGGCTTGTCGGTGCAGGAGTTGACGCCGGCGCTGGCCGACTTTTTCGGGGAACGCGAAGGCATTTTGATTTCCGATGTCGTTACCGGCAGCCCGGCGGAACGGGGTGGACTCAAAGCCGGCGACATCGTGATGCAAATCGATCAGACGCCGGTGCGCACCGTCGCGGATTTTCTCGCCGCGCTGGCCCGCCATGAGACATTGCAGAACCCGCTGCAGTGCGAATATTGGCGGGACGGCCGCAAGCACACCACCGCACTGCAGCCATGA